One Bacteroidota bacterium genomic region harbors:
- a CDS encoding WG repeat-containing protein has protein sequence MTKLFASLAALLFASLLAAQSPVRFYEKGKVGYKSADGKIIVAPSYDAGGDFSEGFAIVLKGSKRGYINESGELVIPMIYEDAGQFKNGIARVMKDKLYGFINTKGSIVIPFSYAFADDFSNGLARVAVNGKYGFINNTNQFVIAAQYSNANNFSEGLASVQKDGKWGFIDVKGLTVIPFEYDQAYTFVKGEAKVRKGDKSYFISPKNKFIRKEENRHEEEEREREKARGKK, from the coding sequence ATGACAAAACTTTTTGCTTCGCTGGCAGCATTGCTGTTTGCCTCATTACTTGCCGCGCAAAGCCCGGTACGTTTTTATGAAAAAGGAAAAGTTGGCTATAAAAGTGCCGATGGTAAAATTATTGTTGCACCTTCCTATGACGCCGGTGGCGATTTCAGCGAAGGTTTTGCGATTGTGCTGAAAGGCTCAAAACGCGGATATATCAACGAATCGGGCGAACTGGTTATTCCGATGATTTATGAAGATGCCGGACAGTTTAAAAATGGCATTGCCCGTGTGATGAAAGATAAATTGTATGGTTTTATTAATACAAAAGGAAGTATCGTTATTCCGTTCAGCTATGCCTTTGCCGACGATTTTTCTAACGGACTTGCCCGTGTGGCGGTAAACGGGAAATATGGCTTTATCAACAACACGAATCAGTTTGTGATTGCCGCTCAGTACAGCAACGCCAACAACTTTTCAGAAGGACTTGCCTCCGTGCAGAAAGACGGGAAATGGGGGTTTATTGATGTAAAGGGACTAACAGTAATTCCTTTTGAATATGATCAGGCCTATACCTTTGTTAAAGGCGAAGCCAAAGTGCGCAAAGGCGATAAATCATATTTTATTTCCCCTAAAAACAAATTTATACGCAAGGAAGAAAACCGCCACGAAGAAGAAGAACGTGAGCGCGAAAAAGCCAGAGGCAAAAAATAA
- a CDS encoding gliding motility-associated C-terminal domain-containing protein, which produces MLLHLAGVSQNGTWTWISGDTLSASPGDFGVQGVPSPTNVPPALYEAAEWTDLNGNFWIFGGSNISTQNAYSDLWKFDPVSQLWTWVKGSSIPLMPGTYGVQGVPSPQNNPGYRERGCVTWVDAAGDLWLYGGSGPDINGFDGTSDELWRYQISTNEWTWMKGSGNANQLAIFGTLQVPAPTNNPPGIHETACGWTDAAGDFWMYGGEGTITPNAHDAMWRYNIATNTWTWMSGQTISPVMPNHGVLQSPSPSNTPGSRRVYAHWEDLQGKFWLYGGASFFGLCGDLWMYDPTTLVWTWMAGTPTNANFTNFTTQCTPGNEHPHAVYENRANWRDECGRLWSMTGVASDSSQNPNSPQSTSTSTLWCFDPLTNQFVWVSGPTAAGVAAHHGTQGVPSVLNRPPSLMGTVSFTGANGDFWLWGGVELYGGAAVKNTLWRYQKDPNCPRFPLLDSIAANPAVSGCAPFTAQLSSVYTANVSYFWDFGDSTTLADTAVTASASYTFQQPGVYTVTLITTSLNSCYLGADTSYLTLTVHPTPQINLGSDTTICSPPVNLLLDAGNAGASYAWSTGATSQTIQTTAAGIYSVIAFSGPNNVCSDEDSITITLPAQPDLGSDTAICAGQSLLLNPGITGSQYNWSTGDTTATLLVNTAGLYTVQIIAQPCTLSSSMTLSITPLPVVNLGSDTTLCPGDTLQLNAQNAGATYAWNNTATSQTIEVTDAGSYAVVVTAQNCSASDSVRINTMQDVDFDQTATLCGSSNALVLDAGNAGANFIWSTGETSQTITVQQAGTYWVTINAPPCILTDTVQVNGILGEGLVFVPNSFTPNADGLNDRFTASSENFTQFHLMIFNRWGELIFETFDTAGWDGTFKNEIAKGDVYVYKLSYSNICTGNQVIGKLGHVTLVR; this is translated from the coding sequence ATGCTGTTGCATCTTGCAGGTGTATCTCAAAACGGCACATGGACATGGATTTCGGGTGATACACTGAGTGCTTCACCGGGCGATTTCGGCGTGCAGGGTGTTCCTTCTCCGACCAATGTTCCGCCAGCGTTGTATGAAGCGGCAGAATGGACCGATTTAAACGGAAATTTCTGGATTTTTGGCGGCTCCAATATTTCTACCCAAAATGCGTATTCGGATCTCTGGAAATTTGATCCGGTTTCGCAACTCTGGACATGGGTAAAAGGGTCGTCGATTCCGCTGATGCCGGGAACTTATGGTGTACAGGGAGTGCCCTCTCCGCAAAACAACCCGGGGTATCGCGAACGCGGCTGTGTAACCTGGGTGGATGCCGCCGGCGATTTATGGTTGTATGGCGGAAGCGGTCCCGATATAAATGGATTCGACGGTACATCAGACGAGCTTTGGAGGTATCAGATTTCAACCAATGAGTGGACATGGATGAAGGGTTCGGGTAACGCCAACCAGCTTGCCATTTTTGGCACATTGCAGGTTCCGGCTCCGACAAACAATCCACCCGGCATACACGAAACAGCCTGCGGCTGGACAGATGCCGCGGGCGATTTCTGGATGTATGGTGGCGAGGGAACGATCACTCCTAACGCTCATGATGCCATGTGGCGCTACAATATAGCTACCAATACCTGGACCTGGATGAGCGGGCAAACGATATCTCCGGTCATGCCTAATCATGGTGTACTTCAATCTCCATCGCCAAGTAATACGCCCGGATCGCGTCGGGTGTATGCACATTGGGAAGATTTGCAGGGAAAATTCTGGCTCTATGGTGGTGCCAGTTTTTTCGGACTTTGCGGTGATCTGTGGATGTATGATCCTACTACATTGGTTTGGACATGGATGGCCGGAACTCCGACAAATGCCAATTTCACAAACTTTACTACACAATGTACACCGGGCAATGAACACCCGCATGCGGTATATGAAAACCGTGCAAACTGGCGCGATGAATGCGGACGTTTGTGGTCAATGACCGGCGTTGCATCAGACAGTTCACAGAACCCCAATAGCCCGCAATCAACCAGTACCAGCACGCTCTGGTGCTTCGATCCGCTTACTAATCAGTTTGTGTGGGTAAGTGGCCCCACGGCTGCCGGCGTGGCTGCCCATCATGGCACGCAGGGTGTGCCTTCTGTACTTAACCGCCCGCCGTCGCTCATGGGTACTGTTTCGTTTACCGGCGCCAACGGCGATTTCTGGCTCTGGGGCGGCGTTGAGTTGTATGGCGGTGCAGCAGTAAAAAACACCCTCTGGCGTTATCAGAAGGATCCCAACTGTCCGCGCTTCCCCCTGCTCGACTCCATTGCTGCAAATCCGGCCGTTTCGGGCTGTGCGCCATTCACCGCTCAATTATCAAGTGTGTACACTGCAAACGTGAGTTACTTCTGGGATTTTGGCGACAGCACAACACTTGCCGACACGGCTGTTACGGCATCTGCCTCGTACACGTTTCAGCAACCCGGTGTGTACACGGTTACACTGATCACTACAAGCCTGAACAGTTGTTATCTCGGCGCCGATACATCTTACCTTACCCTTACCGTACATCCTACACCGCAAATCAATCTGGGTAGCGATACCACAATTTGTTCACCACCCGTAAACCTGCTGCTCGATGCAGGCAATGCCGGAGCCTCCTACGCATGGAGCACCGGAGCCACTTCACAAACCATACAGACAACTGCAGCCGGGATATACAGCGTAATAGCTTTCTCCGGCCCCAACAACGTGTGCAGCGACGAAGACTCAATTACAATTACACTTCCTGCACAACCCGACCTCGGCAGCGATACTGCAATTTGTGCCGGACAGTCGCTACTGCTTAATCCGGGCATTACAGGCAGCCAGTACAACTGGAGCACAGGCGATACAACAGCCACACTACTTGTAAATACAGCCGGTTTATACACTGTGCAAATCATCGCTCAGCCCTGCACACTCAGCAGCAGCATGACACTGAGTATTACACCGCTGCCTGTGGTAAATCTGGGCTCCGACACAACACTCTGCCCCGGCGATACATTGCAGCTCAATGCACAAAATGCAGGAGCAACCTATGCATGGAACAACACAGCCACCTCGCAAACAATTGAAGTTACTGATGCAGGCAGCTATGCCGTGGTTGTAACTGCACAAAACTGCAGCGCCTCCGATTCGGTGCGCATCAATACCATGCAGGATGTGGACTTTGACCAAACAGCCACACTTTGCGGCAGCAGCAATGCGCTGGTGCTTGATGCCGGAAATGCAGGCGCAAACTTTATCTGGAGCACCGGCGAAACATCGCAAACCATCACCGTGCAACAAGCCGGCACTTACTGGGTCACAATTAACGCACCGCCCTGCATACTTACCGATACCGTGCAGGTAAACGGAATACTTGGCGAAGGACTTGTATTTGTGCCAAACAGCTTTACACCCAATGCCGATGGCCTCAACGACCGCTTCACCGCATCGAGTGAAAACTTCACACAGTTTCATCTGATGATTTTTAACCGCTGGGGCGAACTTATTTTCGAAACGTTTGACACGGCTGGCTGGGATGGTACATTTAAAAACGAAATTGCCAAAGGCGATGTGTATGTGTATAAACTATCGTACTCGAATATCTGCACAGGCAATCAGGTTATCGGCAAGCTGGGGCATGTAACACTGGTGCGTTGA
- a CDS encoding gliding motility-associated C-terminal domain-containing protein, producing the protein MPRSLFVFCTLLITCTVSAQNGVWTWIGGGNLPNQAPVFGTQTIPAAGNRPPPVYGAASWTDLNGDFWVFGGLDNSAVTSYWGNLWKFDQALGQWAWMKGPNVSDNSGVYGTLGVPSPLNQPGARAFGASTWTDNAGNLWLFGGFGIDATGLQGEMNDFWKFDITTNEWTWMGGSQNIYGAGSFGTLQVPSPANMPSYRSETLANWKDGAGNLWLFGGTYYDDMWRFDPLTNTWTWMAGSNVTGALVVHGTLGVSSPANTPGQRWAYAHWTDQQGKFWLYGGLLNSTTLMGDMWKFDPVTLEWTWMAGSNLPNDSTTFTQQCTPGGYPDATYEGRSFWTDACGRFWNAHGGSIFEAENHIWMFDPVTNQFSWISGALSPATPANFGTQNVPSPANYPLALVGTASFNDLSGNLCLYGGMDANTGFSYNTIWRYQIDPVCPGTNVTAQFNVSPGLSGCAPFTTQFTPAVNLYSAYTWNFGDTATTADTSSLISPVWTYTQPGTYTVTLITSGLSACGGGSDTVSATVTVYPQPQPNLGSDTTICIGPVNLLLDAGNSGNSYLWNTGATTQTLAVNAPGIYSVTVSAGPNGLCSVQDTIVITQPAQPDLGGDTTLCANQSLLLDPGVTGTQYNWSTGATTPTITVNTAGLYSVQIINPPCTLSSSMNLNITPLPIVNLGADTTLCPGDSILLNAQNPGAMFLWSNAANTQSITTATAGNYAVTVTAQNCSNSDTININTSAALTFDETISLCGSFNALILDAGNPGAGFLWNTGENTQTISIEQPGTYWVTVNAPPCVLTDTIEIIGNIGEAAVYIPNSFSPNGDGLNDNFSGYGESFTSFRLLIFNRWGELIFETTDPAGWDGNFNGTKVTDDVYVYKLSYTSACTGGKFVDRLGHVMLLR; encoded by the coding sequence ATGCCCCGTAGCCTCTTTGTATTTTGCACACTTCTCATTACATGCACTGTTTCTGCACAAAACGGCGTGTGGACATGGATCGGAGGCGGTAATTTACCCAATCAGGCACCGGTATTCGGCACTCAAACTATACCTGCGGCAGGCAACAGGCCTCCGCCGGTTTACGGCGCAGCTTCGTGGACTGATCTGAACGGTGATTTCTGGGTGTTTGGCGGTTTGGATAATTCGGCAGTAACGTCTTACTGGGGTAATCTCTGGAAATTCGATCAGGCACTGGGACAATGGGCGTGGATGAAAGGGCCGAATGTGTCAGATAATTCTGGCGTATATGGTACTCTTGGTGTTCCTTCACCGCTGAACCAACCGGGGGCGCGTGCATTCGGGGCATCAACCTGGACAGACAATGCGGGCAATCTTTGGTTATTTGGCGGGTTTGGCATTGATGCTACCGGCCTGCAGGGTGAAATGAACGATTTCTGGAAATTTGATATTACTACCAATGAATGGACATGGATGGGTGGCAGTCAGAATATTTACGGTGCCGGGAGCTTTGGTACGTTGCAGGTTCCATCGCCCGCAAATATGCCTTCGTACCGGTCAGAAACCTTAGCCAACTGGAAAGATGGTGCCGGTAATCTCTGGCTGTTTGGCGGCACCTACTATGATGATATGTGGCGTTTTGATCCGCTTACCAACACCTGGACCTGGATGGCAGGCAGCAATGTAACAGGTGCGCTTGTTGTGCATGGCACACTTGGCGTTTCGTCGCCCGCCAACACACCGGGGCAACGCTGGGCATACGCCCACTGGACCGATCAGCAGGGGAAATTCTGGCTTTATGGCGGATTGCTTAACAGCACTACGCTCATGGGTGATATGTGGAAGTTTGATCCGGTAACGCTTGAATGGACGTGGATGGCGGGCAGCAATTTGCCTAACGATTCAACTACTTTTACTCAGCAATGCACCCCGGGCGGTTACCCCGATGCCACTTATGAAGGTCGTTCGTTCTGGACTGATGCTTGCGGAAGATTCTGGAATGCACACGGAGGAAGTATTTTTGAAGCAGAAAACCACATCTGGATGTTTGATCCGGTGACCAATCAGTTTTCGTGGATAAGCGGTGCGCTTAGTCCGGCCACACCCGCAAATTTTGGAACACAAAATGTACCTTCGCCCGCTAATTATCCGCTTGCCTTGGTGGGGACAGCGTCTTTTAACGATTTGAGCGGCAATCTTTGTTTGTATGGCGGCATGGATGCGAATACAGGATTTAGCTACAACACCATCTGGCGCTATCAGATTGACCCGGTTTGTCCGGGAACCAATGTTACGGCGCAGTTTAACGTTTCACCCGGACTTTCAGGTTGTGCCCCGTTTACCACCCAATTTACACCGGCAGTAAATTTGTATTCCGCATACACCTGGAATTTCGGCGATACAGCCACCACAGCCGATACAAGTAGCCTGATTTCTCCGGTGTGGACCTACACACAGCCGGGCACATATACGGTAACGCTGATTACTTCGGGCCTTTCGGCCTGTGGTGGAGGCAGCGATACGGTTTCTGCCACAGTTACCGTATATCCGCAGCCCCAGCCAAACCTCGGCAGCGATACCACCATTTGCATTGGCCCCGTTAACCTGCTGCTCGATGCCGGAAATTCCGGCAATAGCTACCTCTGGAATACCGGCGCTACCACACAAACGCTGGCCGTGAATGCGCCCGGCATCTATTCCGTTACTGTTTCTGCAGGCCCGAACGGACTTTGCAGTGTGCAGGACACCATCGTAATCACCCAACCCGCGCAGCCCGACCTCGGCGGCGATACCACCCTTTGCGCCAACCAATCGCTCCTGCTCGATCCGGGTGTTACCGGTACACAATACAACTGGAGCACCGGCGCCACAACGCCTACAATTACGGTTAATACTGCCGGCTTGTACAGCGTGCAAATCATCAACCCGCCCTGCACGCTCAGCAGCAGCATGAACCTGAACATAACACCGCTGCCGATAGTGAACCTCGGCGCCGACACCACACTTTGTCCCGGCGACAGCATTCTGCTCAACGCACAAAATCCGGGCGCTATGTTTTTATGGAGCAATGCGGCCAACACACAAAGTATCACCACCGCCACAGCAGGAAACTACGCCGTAACCGTTACCGCACAAAACTGCAGCAACAGCGATACAATAAACATAAACACCAGCGCAGCACTTACTTTTGATGAAACCATATCGCTCTGCGGCAGTTTCAATGCGCTCATACTGGATGCCGGTAATCCCGGAGCCGGCTTCCTCTGGAATACAGGCGAAAACACACAAACCATCAGCATTGAACAGCCCGGCACCTACTGGGTTACGGTAAATGCTCCGCCCTGTGTACTTACTGATACCATTGAAATAATTGGAAATATTGGCGAAGCTGCAGTGTACATCCCCAACAGCTTCTCGCCAAACGGCGATGGTCTCAACGATAACTTCAGCGGCTACGGCGAGAGTTTTACTTCCTTCCGCCTCCTCATCTTCAACCGCTGGGGCGAACTCATTTTTGAAACCACCGATCCGGCCGGCTGGGACGGAAATTTCAACGGCACAAAAGTTACCGACGATGTGTATGTGTACAAACTCAGCTACACCAGCGCCTGCACAGGTGGTAAATTTGTGGACAGGCTGGGGCATGTAATGTTATTAAGGTAA